GTTTAAACCAGTTTGCTGACGTTCAGTTTTATTTCATCCTCTCTGACTTACTGCCAAAaacatcaataaaaacattgttgTGAATTCCTCTCTGACTGAAACGGATCGTatcagaaaatagaaaatagacAAAGAGGATAATCCCTCGATAGAATTCATCCCTCTTTTACAAAAACACCTGATTTACACATTCAGAGAGATGCTGACGTTTGTCAAACGCccctctgggtgtgtgtgtgtctgtgtgtgtgtgtgtgtgtgtgtgtgtgtgtgtgtgtgtgtgtgtgtgtgtgtgtgtgtgtgtgtgtgtgtgtgtgtgtgtgtgtgtgtgtgtgtgtcagggggcTTTATAAAAAGGTCTGGAGGTGGAACCTGAAGTCAGTTTGGTGTCTGATCgtgagagaagctgctgtcaTCTACCAGGTCAAATGTAAGTAAatcgtcctcctccagcttcagacctgttttgtttgtgtggatgtgatttatttctgtttgtttttttagtttcacTTCTGTGAGGAGTTTCCTGTGATTCCTTTAGgcaacaatatttttttgtgttaaaaatgtcTGACGTGGTTTATTTTCATGTGAAGTAATGCATTCTTTTTTAGTTAATTCTGTGTGctttcttttctgctttttacCGATCAATCGATCAGCTCGGATCCACttgatttgttgttgctttttaccCACAATACctttctctcagagacgcttGTCTTTGGATCATCTTTGGGTTGCTCGTCCACCCTCACGTCTGCTTTCAGAATTCCTGAACTTTTTATATAAACTTATTTACAGTGAAACGCTAGTAAATTGTACAAATAATCAAAATCTACCTTTTTATTatgtaaagaagaagaagaaagctccAATTCTACTTCTTCACCGAAAACCGAACAAatgcaggaaaataaaataaggtGTTGAGGCTGAAACCGTCTTGCGGTACATTTATGCTGCTGACGTCAGAGAACAAACAACGAGACGTAAACTTACACCTCAGACCTGCAGAACGTCCTGACGCAGTGATGTTCTGAGACGTCGGGGTGAGAACATCACAGCGCGGTTTCCGGGTTTGAAGATACCAGCACACACCGACTGCTTGCCGGTTCACCATATTTACATCCATCGAAGGCCGACATCCATCCTTTATTTTAGTTTTCAGTCCAGTTGTGTTCGCCGTTGTCAGAGAGGACACCTGAGGGTCTGTTAGCCGGTGGTGGAGGTTCCTTCTCCTCGGCCACCTGCAGAGCTtctgatgtgtttcttgcagaaGATGCAGGCGTCCCTGAGGCCCGTGCGCTGGCTCGCCGTCATGCTTCTCGTCGCCTTCACAACCAGCCGGTGTCAACCGAACGAGAGGTGGGATGCAATGCGTTTTATTACGGTCACGTTGGGGGAAAATAAGTGAATTTGATTCCCAAAATGTGCATCAACTGGATCTTCGAGGAATACTTATTATATTTAAACACAGCAAGTATAAATACCACTGTCTAAATGAATCCTGATGTACACACTGTATACAACCACCTATTCAATTGCTTCATAAAATACTAATATTATGCATATTCACTGCTTATATTGTTTACAACTTGCATGTAAACATGCTTTAATAACTATTTTTGCGACTTACGTGAGAGTTCTTTCTGTTCTTTATGGGCTCTTATTCTTGTAACTGCACGGGGAGCAATGTTCTCACTATCTTAAATTCAATATTCCTAATAATAAagattttacaaatattttttattattagctGTCATAAATATTGTGGTATTCAAATGCgtttttttcatcttcttcGTGCTTTCCTACATGTATTCTGACTGCGACAAactctcctccctgcagccgcCGAGCCGTCACCGAACACCAGCTGATGCACGACCGCGGCAGAAACATTCAGAGTCTCAAGAGACTCATCTGGCTGTCCAGCGCCATCGAGGGTCTCCACACGGCCCAGACCAGGTCCGATGACCTCAACCCAACGAGGGTCCTGAGCCTGGCTCTGAATCCGGCTGGGAACCCGCAGCCCACCCGGGTGCAGAGCCTCCTGAGAGACTTCTTTAATCCCCACCTGACGCAACAGCAGGACAGAGAGGCCTAGCAGCGCTCCAACCACGCGAAGCCTCCGCACACATAATAATCATCATGTTGAAAAGAATTATTGGTGTTTGTCTTGAGACAATCTGTGTCCAAACGTCTCCCAGGAGGTCAGTTATAAAGAACGTTGTTTGTGGTTTGAAATGCCTGAAGTCGACCTTTAGTTCATGTCAGATCGGGACGCATCGAGGCCCgagaaaaaattaaaatatgttCAAACACAATTAACTCCCTTCAGACAGCAACATGAATTGCAGAGGAAATGATGA
The Gasterosteus aculeatus chromosome 17, fGasAcu3.hap1.1, whole genome shotgun sequence DNA segment above includes these coding regions:
- the pth4 gene encoding parathyroid hormone 4 is translated as MQASLRPVRWLAVMLLVAFTTSRCQPNESRRAVTEHQLMHDRGRNIQSLKRLIWLSSAIEGLHTAQTRSDDLNPTRVLSLALNPAGNPQPTRVQSLLRDFFNPHLTQQQDREA